The nucleotide window CACTATAGCAAGTTTTGGTGTAGTTTTTTTATTGTTCAGTTTAAAAGATAAAGTCAAACTGATAATAGCACTTATGCTGCCTACATCCAGTATTATCATCACAATATTTTTCCCCAATATCATTTCCGAACCAATAATCTTATCTCCCGAAACGATGAAAATGGAGAAATTTTTTGGAGTAATGTCGGCAAGTATTATTATTGTGTTTGTCATATGGTATTTCGTCAAACAAAGCGCCAATAGCGAATTAAAGTTAATAAGTTCAAACGATTTACTACAGAAATTCAATAATGAAATTTCTGAGCAAAAAGCATTGATTGAAGAGCAACATAGGGCACTCACGGCTTCAATTCAATATGCGAAAGATATTCAGTCCGTCATATTACCTTCAAAAACAGAACTCAATGCCTTGTTCCCCGACAATATTATATTCTACAAACCAAAAGATGTCGTTTCCGGTGATTTTTATTGGTTTGCCGAAACCCGAGATTGGAGATTTATCGCAGTGGTTGATTGTACAGGGCATGGCGTTCCCGGAGCATTCATGTCAATGATTGGCAATGATTTGCTTAACCAAATTGTAATTTTGCAAGGAATCACAAAGCCTTCTGTTATATTGCGAATGTTGCACGAAGGAGTCCGAACTACTCTAAAGCAAGATGTAGAAGATTCTCGGCAAATGGATGGCATGGAGGTTTGCTTGCTTGCTTTCGATAAAACGCAAAAGAAAGTTGTCTTTTCAGGTGCAAAAAGACCATTGTGGATAATCCGATTCGAAAATGGGAAAAAGAAATTTGTAGAACTTAAGGGTGACAAACACTCCATCGGGGGACGCCAGAAAGAGGAAGAGCGGACTTTCACAGATTACAATCTCGATTTTGAAGACGAAAGTCTTATGCTCTATCTCACAACTGACGGCTTCGCCGACCAAATGAACGAATCCGGAAAGAAATACGGTTCTAAACGTTTCACTGAGCTTTTAAATTCAATCGCTGATAATCCATTATCAGAACAATATACAATCTTGAGTAATGAACTCGCCGCTCACCAAGGTGACAAGCACCAAATTGATGATATAACAATAATAGGGGTGAGGATATGAGAAATTTGATAATATTTTTCGTAGGATTCTTTTCTTTAGTAAATATAAGCTTAGCCCAACTTGAGGGTCAAGCGAGAATAGATTCACTCCTTAAAGAGCTACCTAAAATAAAGGAAGATACAAATGCGGTGAATTTACTTTCAGAGCTATCATTTTTATACTATTCAATTAATCCGGATAAAGGTATTGAATTCGGAAATAAAGGATTAAAAATTTCCGGAAAAATTAATTGGAAGGAAGGAGAAGCAAAGTGTTATAGTTCGTTAGGTGTGAATTATGTAGGAGGGAAATCTGACCCTTCAAGAGCACTTGAATATTTCACTATAGCTCTCAAAATTGATGAAAAATTTGGCAATATAGCCGGTATTGCCAGACATCTGGGAAATATTGGAATAATTTTTGAGAATCAGTCTGACTATCTAAAAGCTCTTGAATATTATCAAAAGGCTCTTAAAATTGATGAAAAA belongs to Candidatus Kapaibacterium sp. and includes:
- a CDS encoding SpoIIE family protein phosphatase, which encodes MNKSFIKNITTKGVKPGMTAHEEKGVIITNYILLLASGVAFLRIFLFLYTSDFYHSLISIASTVLFLFAYYMNTKQYYDFAKFFLMVSGTAGPLMKELMSGGTGNQHFLTIASFGVVFLLFSLKDKVKLIIALMLPTSSIIITIFFPNIISEPIILSPETMKMEKFFGVMSASIIIVFVIWYFVKQSANSELKLISSNDLLQKFNNEISEQKALIEEQHRALTASIQYAKDIQSVILPSKTELNALFPDNIIFYKPKDVVSGDFYWFAETRDWRFIAVVDCTGHGVPGAFMSMIGNDLLNQIVILQGITKPSVILRMLHEGVRTTLKQDVEDSRQMDGMEVCLLAFDKTQKKVVFSGAKRPLWIIRFENGKKKFVELKGDKHSIGGRQKEEERTFTDYNLDFEDESLMLYLTTDGFADQMNESGKKYGSKRFTELLNSIADNPLSEQYTILSNELAAHQGDKHQIDDITIIGVRI